In the Hydractinia symbiolongicarpus strain clone_291-10 chromosome 13, HSymV2.1, whole genome shotgun sequence genome, GGTCAGTTAGTGTACAATTGTTAGTGTGAAATAACATTGCAAGGAATGTAAACATCCATAAATCTCTTTTTAGCAGTAGCAACTTATAGTACGATGCGAAAAAAGTTAGTTAACAAACTACAATTAGGTTTTTATTTCCAGCATTTCGCCATGCTTGTTGTTTTCTTGCGCTAACAACCCCTAACCCACACTCACACTAAAGTTTTGATTTAGAAAGTCGATTTTATTCCCAGACTATTATTATATACGTCTTTTACGGACGTAGTTGAACGCAATATCCAGTTGTGACTCAAGTCGCTCGAGTGACATTTAAAGTGAGTGGAAGCTTAGCTAGGTATCTGGCTACACTTATTTGGGTTTTAATGCAAGTCAAGTTGTACAATTGAACTTGTAATTTGTAATATAATTCGAACCACTGTAATTCGAAAGATGATCTTTATCGAACAATATCTTTGGCCTTTTCAGAATTTGATAGTAAACTCTTACAAGAAAAATCTTTCAATTCAAACTCACATAATTCCAACACAAATTTTTGTGTCCCCTAAACATATTTTTCATCGCATAATTCAAAGTTTCCGTGATagctttcatattttttttttcagaaaaaaggtCCTACAATCCTGGACAAAAATTGACGAAGGCggtttttttcttcattcttaAAATATAGACAAAAGTGTCAAACAGTCAATGCGCTGCAACCGGCTAGCTGCAAtgtcgctacttttgcacacacaTAGGCCAGGCAAACAGCGTTGTAAATTTGCTCGTCACATTCTCTAGCACGCCCGCATACCAAAGTAATCCACATCGGGGTTCACTAAGGCCCCCAAATTCGTGAAAATGGCCATGTTgaagtcagcaacaattagcattttttaaaagtatggATTTGACCAAATACCCTAAGATCCTTAGTTCTAAGCCCAATCTGAACATTGGCAAGTTCAAcatgtgtgaatctaatatagaaatagcctACAAACTCGAACATTCATTATCTGGAACTATTTTATTGGGTTCTTAAACTTTCGTTAGtactttcttataaaatttcCGGTTAACTCGAACCTCGGATAACTTGAACATTTGTTAACTGGATCTATTTATAGTCCATGCCTGAAGCTAATTTCTttggataactcgaactttttactTGAGAGAAGGAAATCAAAGACTAGATAACTTGTTTTTCGgtttttgttaacttttgatGTGATATAGATAGATAATGTTGTCTGCGAaggaaaatttaatttacaagggacttgtaaacctttttcatagcCAAGACTATACCTTTTCTTGGTAACTGTTACCCCAcctcttgaaaaaaaataactcgAACTtcattttagaccaaaattgACTTAAGACTTCGTTTAATCGAACATACTTTAAGTCAAGCTATTTTTCCCAGTCCCTTCGAAGTTCGAATTACCGGAAGTTAACTGTAACATAAATGCAACTGTACTCGTAAAATTGTATGAACCATCAGGGGTTGCGCACGGCTTTAACACTGAGACATGGAAATTGTACCTGTCGTACCTACAAAATCTTACTACCGTAAATGATCGATTAAAGCCCCGTGGGCTTACttgtcaaaatgggttttgGGGGAGGGGGCTTTTTCGGGAGGGGGGTTAAATGGGAGGAGGGTTAAATGGGATGGGGGCTTAAACAATTATGCAAAAATCTAGTgcgctaaaaaataaaaacaacgattttaataaacacaacatatCCCGTACTTCGTCCTCGTCTACGATCGTCTCTAAGCGAGCCACATCAATCATTTCTTCAGCATCTGGGATAAATGGGTTGTCTTCCGTCTCGTTTACCAGTTGTATTTGTTCATTGAGCATTGCAAGACCGGCATGACAGGGCTGATGCTCTTTGAAACAATGGATTTCTTTATCCTCGCTCCCATCAGTACCGATGTTAAAGCACACGCTTTGAACGATTTACGTATTAATTCAGCTGGCAGCTCCTTCAAGGAATCAAGAATCCAGTTTACAGTTGTGCTGCGAGGCCTAACTTTGAATTGGATATTATAACCACGAGTGTTATTAATACCTCAACCAGCGAAATAAATACCATTGAATCAATTGTTTATAGTAGTATTTTCTCAGTCCTTATCAACTATATTGAAATTACTGTGAATTCAAATAAGCCCCATGGGGACTTATTCGGGAGTGGGGGCTTATTTGTCAGAATGGGTTTTGGGGGAGGGGACTTATTCGGAAGGGAAGAGGGGGCTTATTCGGGAGGGAGAGAGAGGGGTATTCGGGTGGGGGCTTAATCGATCATTTACGGTATGCATATTAAGATTTGTTACCTAACAACCGTGATTTCTCATTCATATTCTTCAGCTAAGTCGGACagctttttatatattatttttttatttacagagAGCAATGGACAGTGCGTGTGAAGAAGTACTTGATGTACTTGTACTAGGAAGTGGTTGGTCAGGCTTGATGACGTGCAAGTATGCCTTAGAAGAACGACTAAACGTGCGAGTACTTGAAAAACGAGATGACATAGGCGGTGTTTGGAAATATTCTGATGATCCAAGCCTGACAACAGTCATGAAGAGCTCTAGTACTTCTTCATCTAGTACATTGACAGAAATAAGCGATTTTCCGATGCCAGAAGAAATAGGAGAATTTCCAAAGCACTGGGATATATATAATTATCTAAACAATTATGCGGATAAACATTCTTTACGTCAGCATATACGTTTTAATTGTTCTGTAAAGTCAATGTCTAAGTCAGGAAATGTATGGGATGTGCTCACTAATCTCGACACAAAATATCGAGCAAGAAATGTTGTTATTTGCACAGGCGTGCACGAGAAAGCGAACAGATCTATGGAACAAGCATATTTTAAGAACTATACAGGAGAATTACTTCATTCTGGAAACATTAAGTCTTTTATAGAAGGACATAAAGAGAAAAGGATTATGGTGGTAGGTGGCGGTGAAACAGCCAGCGATATTCTCGATGAATACTACGGCAATGTAGCAAGGATTATTTGGTGTATACCACGTGGCCAGCACTTTTTTCGAAAGTATGCAAAGATTCTGCCACACCGTAAACCACAAGCACTCGACAAGGCGTCGTCACGAGCTCTAAAATTGATAGCTCCTCATGTTAAAAGTAAGCCTGGTAAGtatgtgaaaaatgtttttaatactAATTGTGTTGTTTAAGAAGCAGGGAAATAGATGTTAATCTCCCAATTCTCCtaaactagccatagttaccactaatgcgccccgaattactaataacgatttcaaacattcaaatttagaacgggatttaaaattaaaatggaaaatggtggacgtttgaaatctataaaaactgcagtgttagaacttattattttcgttattttcacatttggctaaggctctatctataaagttagatcttgattaaatatatgtacactttaaacgcctctagccttcttgttgtgtaatttcacgtaatcattgcttttgatttttggttaaaattcgtttaaaagacttacgcatacatttttgacttatcaaatctccaaaaattcttgtgctgtaataacaaattgtgtctgaaagctattctgctgaaacattttccgccaaatatgacgaatataatagaaatgcagtacggaattgcaaagaggcttgtgaataagcttattgcccaggggaaaatttttaaataagaagccctgcgacttgaagatttccgtcattaggctaaaagattctgaaatttgaagtagactttaaaacggagaacaatggggtatataaacacatcataagtatcctaattctcaattattattgtaattaacgtaaaatacaacttgataaataaaaaataattttttttacatatatatagtatatattctaaaacaatagttaaactttaactggatttttttataactgatctcgaaaattccaggatgcaggattgctatgtatgaacttcacgattcgaatatatataataacttctgaaaaatttcaatgaattattactccgttaagttaccaataaaatccttaaaaaatttctctcgttgaagatttttcgaaaatgctgatggtgcatggtttgataacaaatgatctgaaaaagaaagtatatttaaaattgagaaagaagaatacaattttaccagaactgaattaatactaggttgtttaattattgtctacttatctgatttaaagttagaatttattaaaaagatacaaatcaatgccatgttatacacaaaaggtatactatataaataaaaatatatatataaatttagtcaagctggctttgatatcattgttaaacaagtataatattaagcaggcgatacaagattttcaaacctgtggacaatacaggacttattttgtcgaaatcgatttattgaattttacaaatttgagtgtttattatcgaggaaattgattggtcattgttttcgtattgaattcaacaagttgatacaaaaaagggtagacactcaataaatttgtcagatttgataaatcaacatcatttataatttcaagaaaaaacatgaaaaagtgaagaaaacaaagaaacctgtaacatactgtgggtagcgtctagttgtactgcaagggctaactatgttatgttattggttaatttatcagttcaacttgactgttccgtgcaatgaacaacaatattttttcatgattcaacaaatatctttttatatatattcttgcggtcggattcgtgtcaaccaatcacgggccagtattccggttaagcagccattatgaaatggggtacaaatgccgtaattaatgtttttgtggtgaaatcttcataaatacaatactggatttttcaaggaattcttttttttttagtcaaatctttaatatgttttagatactgcttaatttttgccattttcatcatcatcatcatcatcatcatcatcattctcggcttaacgtccgttttccatgctagcatgggttggacggggtatattaatgaccctcttccaatctgatctagactgtgttagatctaaactcaacttcttctctattaagtctgtccttataacctcctgccaagtctttctcggtctgcctctgggctttgccccaggaactatcaagtctctacactttcttacccaattatcctcctccattctttccaagtgccccagccaattcaatcttcttatctggataacatctttaattctacagagacttagcctgcttcttagctcatctgaactctttctgtctctcagactggcattacacatccacctaaccattctcatatcatatcattttgcgacattttaacgacgttttacttgtaaattctgtttaagtaaggttgctactttgaaggtttgaccgtgaaaagtccactttgttctccatcggatagcaacgaaggagaacattctgaccgcaagaatacatgatagcagcctcacaaaggttcctttagaagttattttactcacccaaaacgcctatactttttacggtgtatgtggcttatcagcaccctcgttgataaaattacacagggcaggataaaagttttttgttgcttctgaaaaaagggactctaatgaaagcactattttgtgcagctctagcttgatagctgtagtacaagtgagagtagttttacgactattaacttataaaatgcaagaatttaaaaataagtatttagctccctagctacatcattaaagctattacgacaagccagaccatcgggaagggaagaccaacaaaatgcaagcagttttagtcatggccatacacggaatgttctgttcttgattgactttaaattgtgatgcatttataaattgcggcctttggatcaacgccataaaccgttctgagtttaatttcatataaaatataagtaatccttctacttactgttaacaagtttcgaaacaacttggacaaagaaaaacaaactttttcttgaagataaattcacgtgggctgcagtgacatttaagcatattaaacgagacaatattacaaagctttaaattaacataacaaaagaatctcgattaatattttttatggcagtcaaatcttcagagacaacaaagaaaccgagacaagataagttttgctcgatcagtgttatttttgtcttgatggtaccaaacacacaggttgtgttatatcaaacctaggttggatgttcgagccgaagttcccccgcgaagttgagagtaagaaaaaaacttctcccatacacataaaacaaacactatatacccgcggtccactaaatgtgcgccccttcggcggggcgcaatTACATATACTCCCTTCTTATAATTTGGTGACACGTTAAGGCTAagggttaaatattttttgtgttaaacATACTCTTGGTTATGGGGAAGGGTACTTGTTGAGGATGGAGGTAGGTAACTTGTAGTTGTGAAGGGTCTTAATAAATTGAAGTGGTGGGTTTTTATTCTTTGACCTGTAATAGGGTAGGGTTAGCAATAGTTGGGGGAAGGGTTAGTTTCCattcaaattttgtttaaaagtagtttaaacaaAATGTCAAAGACAACTTATTTCTTGAGTCGCGTGTATGCATGTGTTCCTTATGATGACTTTGAAGACTGTTATGGaagtataaaaaaagataatttctatcattctaatatttttaacatggaGATGTGAATAGATTTAAAAATGGGAGGTAAGGTAATATTTCCTGATTTTTGTGTTGTCTTCCCTACAATTCGGTTATAAAAAGTATTTGTTATTAACTACTCAGACGaacaagaaattattttttaaaattctattatGACTCATGACATGGAGGGAAGTCTGAAAAAAACAGCCAAAATCTCATGTTAGAACTGGTTTAAATACTTAGTCCTCAACAACTTACAAAGCGTAAGTACTAAAACAAGCAACACTTATGTATAAATTCAGGAAAAGAATTGAACTTAGAGGAAACGTTATTAAAGGGATCAATATGTAACTATGTTgggaatattattttaatactCTAATATACAGATAACCACGCCTCTTTGATAAAgatgtgaaaaaacaaaaactaaaatggTTATGTCAGTAGACTTTATATAATCTAAAACATCtcgtctgtaaattacatatatTCTTGTCTGCAAAATAGACGTATTAAGAATGCACTTTAAATaagttttaataataaataaataataattacaaCACAAACAATGTATAAAGTGAAGATTTCAGTTGCAATTATTAATAGCAAAATctcattatttttctaaaaatagtgagttacattattttatttgttttgcgtTTTTGTTTGTTCAGGTTTAGCTTGGGTATGCAAGTGGACAACGAATGGCTCACTGACCGCGTATCAAGGTCATGGAATACCCGAGTTTCGAAATGATGCAAGTTTTCTCCACGCCTTTATAAACAAGCATGCACATGCGTTGGATTATATTGATTATGAAAATGTCATACCAAAAGGGGCTATTGAATTTgcgaaagaaaaaaaggtaTATTTTCAAGATGGATCATCGTGCGAAATAGATGTTATCATCCAGTGTACTGGATATGACGCAACGTTTCCGTTCTTACCACCTGCTTACAACAAAATGGTCCTAACTGACCTTTACAAGTTCGTTTATCCCGTACTAGATCCTTCACTGGCGTTTGTCGGGTATGTTCGTCCTATTGTTGGATCTATTCCAGGCATTGCAGAGATGCAAGCTAGATGGGTGTGCAGAGTCATAAGTGGTAGGGTGGACTTACCTTCGTCAAATGAAAGAacaaaagtgtttaaaaaagaCCAATTGTTTTGGAGTGGGTACTTTAAAAACACTTCTCGAAGAATTGGTACACTCGTAGAAGGTTACACATACCTAGATCAAATTGCAAAGCTAAGTAATTGTTACCCAGATTACTGGgcattgtttaaaaataatccCAAAGCGTGGTTCACAGCGTATTTTGCACCCTACAACGGATGCTCGTTCCTCTTGAATGATTCAAACAAAAGAGACGAATCGATAGAAACTTTAAGTAGACATAGCAGAGACACGATTACGGCTTTTAATTTGATAACCATAATTTTGTGTCGACTTTTTATGTTTGATTGGTTTTGTGACGTCCTGGGCACTATAAAATATCAGATacaaatcaacaaaatgtgGCACAAAATGCGTACCTGGAAAATTATACGTCTGCTTGATTATGCATGGTGCACGCCaaagcgatatttatttgacaataaaacaagaacataaaaaaagacttaGTAAAGAGGCTACTTGGACCAAGATTCTTTCCAACGAATTTATATACACATTCATTGGTGTATGCACTTTGTTAGTGTGATAATTGGAAAAGTTAATTTGAATTGACAGACatactttttcaaaacaaatagaAATGTGGTTGTCCTTAAGGTGACAGTAACCCTTTattagctgtccaaatagctgaattatttactcagtgtttatttataactttaatttttttactattttcttaaaatataggccttaatacataacaaaatgatttaaattaacactaaaattgctgagtcagcagaaatttctattaaaaaatgtatcataaacaagaaaaaaaatcggcttctacgagctcaaattttttacaatctcgttatttttcatcagcttctggtttcaaatgaaccttgggttaaccctgttaaaacggtgtgcggattttttttgttcattcttatttttttaacaatagccttttgtttttttctaaagattctttgttagaatcccctgctgcatcgaacactgttaaaagaaaaatattacgaattacggagtttcataccgcgaaggtctgggcactagcaaagcgcttgtagggacaaatttttatatcccccgcagagcgtaaggcatttgctaagaaaaacatgcaTGAGAACATGAGAATTATTCaatttttcctttgtatttttaattctttaaactggtgcgatatattgattttacaatCATTTAAAGGAAGGATACTCAGTATTGATATAAGATTGTATTTTATGAAGGTTCAAGACCTAAACttggttattaatttaattgcttcaagttgtgaggtacactcatcatgaaaagttggcagtcaaaagagaaagaaaccttattttggtagctagttacatcacaagttttaatattgtcttaaaaatatcacagtgtTGATCAAAGAGGGATTGCTAGCATGTCATTCAAGATTTATATAGCTACTAGTACAGCCAAAATAATGTAGCTCATTAAAGACAAGTAAAGACaagttttttttctaaactaataGTTTCATGCCCATTAAAaagatacctagctagctataatattgaaaaacaattccaaaatttcttattttgtgtttgctagGAAACTTTACTTTACTAACCAGGGCGAAGCTACCtccattttttataaaccaaaataaaaattgtcaaaaagctgGCTGTATCCGTCTCGTTGTAGTTTTTGTTAGCTAGGGGTCACACTTGGTCACTCATATATATCGTAGCCTTATTCATAGAGTATTCAGATATATAGGTAGGAAAGTGCCCAGATGCTAAAAATAGgatcataaaaactcatttctaatatcactcaacTTAACAGTGCAGTTCAAACACCAACTTAGCCTTAAAAATTGCTACACCTCAATTttgcattggaataattttaatctgtaaagtacaaagtttcgaccgctgcgaaatataaaataaaataatatactgtggttaaaataaacaaatttaatggaAAGTAACtctttaaacaaatttagtgactttaactgttttcgtcaaatattttcggttgccaaatttttcttatgtaaatgtaccaaaattactatagctatcataaaattataaaagtggaccttgcctaaatttattcttgcatttCACCAATTAAGAAcacagtaatacagtgtaacatgctattatatatatcccttcctagctagtaatgtaatatttatatacaataatttctaacgaaaagtcaaagccagtcattatatcattgaagtgtgtattttattttcagtcgatttcatctgtgctcttttttatataactagttagctatactttggaaataaatcctttattaaatgctcttccacgttaatccatgccaaacttgcagatccatagctagctagctatagcttactgtaaaaaacttcctttaagtctctatagctagctgtaatttttatttcttcttgccaaagtgcactgataatgatagaatagtgtttctttttaaccattacttcatTCCTCAAaacacaaaatgtatggtaTATGTGGCTTGCAACTTCAGGAAGCTATCCcctaaaaccaacatcaacaatatgtcttctcttgcctctctataaaagtcagtaatttaaattttcttcGATTCCAACATCTCACCCATGTTAATATACCACAAAGAGGGTTAGCAACACCATTTAAACGTGTTGttaaaaagcaaaacgtcaTGTTTTTTGATTGGGTGTCCCTAATCTCCAGTGGAGATAAGTATCGTATGTAGAGAAaggatgttgtgtgggtaaagggATGACCTAAGGGACAAGGGCTTCATTAGACGCACAGGTCTTCTTTCTTATACCGCTTTCTGCTCGGGTAGTGAAATTGATCCGTGATAGAGTCAAAACAACCCGACCTGGCGTAAGCGGTCGGTAAATTTGAAGGGTCTGTTTATAACGGAAGGGTTACCTCTATATATTTCTTTCTCGATTTGTTTGTTGGCCATGATTAACAGATTTTGTAAGTAATCGATAACAA is a window encoding:
- the LOC130623471 gene encoding dimethylaniline monooxygenase [N-oxide-forming] 2-like, giving the protein MDSACEEVLDVLVLGSGWSGLMTCKYALEERLNVRVLEKRDDIGGVWKYSDDPSLTTVMKSSSTSSSSTLTEISDFPMPEEIGEFPKHWDIYNYLNNYADKHSLRQHIRFNCSVKSMSKSGNVWDVLTNLDTKYRARNVVICTGVHEKANRSMEQAYFKNYTGELLHSGNIKSFIEGHKEKRIMVVGGGETASDILDEYYGNVARIIWCIPRGQHFFRKYAKILPHRKPQALDKASSRALKLIAPHVKSKPGLAWVCKWTTNGSLTAYQGHGIPEFRNDASFLHAFINKHAHALDYIDYENVIPKGAIEFAKEKKVYFQDGSSCEIDVIIQCTGYDATFPFLPPAYNKMVLTDLYKFVYPVLDPSLAFVGYVRPIVGSIPGIAEMQARWVCRVISGRVDLPSSNERTKVFKKDQLFWSGYFKNTSRRIGTLVEGYTYLDQIAKLSNCYPDYWALFKNNPKAWFTAYFAPYNGCSFLLNDSNKRDESIETLSRHSRDTITAFNLITIILCRLFMFDWFCDVLGTIKYQIQINKMWHKMRTWKIIRLLDYAWCTPKRYLFDNKTRT